The following are from one region of the Pygocentrus nattereri isolate fPygNat1 chromosome 20, fPygNat1.pri, whole genome shotgun sequence genome:
- the LOC108423602 gene encoding lysophosphatidic acid receptor 6-like, whose amino-acid sequence MDISGPTTAVIWQNSSIGLETDCPPEAQHVSLTVLLCLVYLVGLFLNGFSLWVFTCKIRKWRTGTVLQFNLAISDAIACPATPLMAAYFAKGSNWEFGNFACHLKIALLSAHFYGSIAFLTLISIHRYVMVVHIKQASPMKRKGFVKKLCIGVWCFLVVKAIIYGVLLPVTTDDGHQQCLSIHQKKLTSSYFTINFLLFIFGFIIPFTISVVCYSRLAQSLSRVNVKSPQGQAIKMKSLRMIGICLVIFGLCFLPLNIVRTVGVIVKKYYPMHCPLLLQLETAYYATYILGGINCCLDPLIYFFGSHNFSKAFRKSLRKITVREQERDNRSESDTVSYSAKRSGVYTVST is encoded by the coding sequence ATGGACATCTCAGGTCCTACAACGGCTGTCATCTGGCAGAACAGCAGTATTGGCTTGGAGACAGACTGTCCTCCAGAAGCTCAGCATGTGTCCCTCACCGTGCTCCTCTGCCTGGTCTATCTGGTGGGGCTTTTTCTCAATGGCTTCAGCCTGTGGGTCTTCACCTGCAAGATACGCAAATGGAGAACTGGCACCGTTCTGCAGTTCAACCTGGCCATTAGTGATGCCATCGCCTGTCCAGCCACACCATTGATGGCTGCCTACTTTGCCAAAGGGAGCAACTGGGAGTTTGGAAATTTTGCATGCCATCTGAAAATAGCTCTGCTTAGTGCTCACTTCTACGGCAGCATCGCATTCCTCACCTTGATCAGCATTCATCGCTATGTGATGGTCGTCCACATCAAACAAGCTTCACCAATGAAAAGGAAAGGCTTTGTGAAGAAACTGTGTATTGGAGTGTGGTGTTTTTTGGTGGTGAAAGCCATCATCTATGGGGTTCTTCTGCCTGTTACAACTGATGACGGCCATCAGCAATGCCTTTCCATACACCAGAAGAAACTTACGAGTTCGTATTTCACCATCAACTTTTTACTCTTCATTTTTGGCTTCATCATACCCTTCACCATATCTGTGGTTTGCTACAGCCGCCTGGCCCAGTCGCTGTCCCGTGTCAACGTGAAGTCCCCTCAAGGCCAAGCAATCAAGATGAAGTCCCTGAGGATGATAGGAATCTGCCTTGTCATCTTCGGACTGTGTTTCCTCCCTCTCAATATTGTGCGGACAGTTGGTGTTATTGTTAAGAAGTACTACCCCATGCACTGTCCTCTTCTTCTACAACTGGAAACGGCATATTATGCAACATACATCTTGGGAGGAATCAATTGTTGCTTGGACCCCCTTATTTATTTCTTTGGCTCACATAATTTCAGCAAAGCATttagaaaatctctgagaaaaATAACAGTCAGGGAACAAGAAAGAGACAACAgaagtgaatcagacacagtaAGCTACTCTGCAAAAAGAAGTGGTGTTTATACAGTATCTACATGA